The Rhododendron vialii isolate Sample 1 chromosome 5a, ASM3025357v1 genome contains a region encoding:
- the LOC131326060 gene encoding receptor-like protein 33 produces MNQSLLHDLDLSDNQISGVIPNWIWNIGGGGGGMAILNLSCNLLVGLQPEYLIPSQLRVLDLHYNQLHGEIPLSFASYVDYSRNNFSSSLSTEIGNRITRASFFSLSHNKLSGPIPPSICNGSYLEVLDLSNNRFSGTIPQCLIDTCTTTLRILNLRNNNLTGNITGTFPEDCALRTLDFSENLLEGQVPKSLANCANEEVLNLGNNNINGNFPCFLANLSNLRVLVLRSNKFHGNIHCRGIHNNIWPKLQIICLAFNNFSGTLPPKIFSQRKAMIDGGNPPSDLNHLRFETTTGTYYEDTMTLINKGLEMELVKILTIFTALDFSNNRFKGEIPDTIGDLKSLYALNLSHNALTGSIPSSLGNLSRLESLDLSWNKLGGSIPVTLASLTFLSFLNLAYNQLVGMIPSGTQLQSFSGASYEGNKGLWGPPLNACCKEAEPTPPTLDGTQSYTEVDDEINWVYIIATLGYTVGFGVIVGPLLYSKRWRQCYYKPVDRVIVRILHHREQRSRKYVFLTSFGDGSTTEG; encoded by the coding sequence ATGAACCAATCGTTGTTGCATGATTTAGACCTTTCTGACAACCAAATTTCTGGGGTCATACCAAATTGGATTTGGAATattggtggtggaggtggaggtatGGCTATTCTGAATCTTTCCTGTAATCTCCTAGTGGGTTTGCAACCGGAATACCTTATTCCTAGTCAACTTCGCGTCCTTGACCTTCATTACAATCAGCTCCACGGTGAAATCCCGTTATCATTTGCATCCTATGTCGACTACTCAAGGAATAATTTCagctcttctctctctactgAAATTGGCAACCGCATTACCAGAGCtagtttcttctctctttcacaTAACAAGCTTTCTGGACCCATCCCTCCATCAATATGCAATGGGAGCTACCTTGAGGTTCTTGATTTGTCCAACAACAGATTCAGTGGCACTATACCCCAATGTCTGATAGATACATGTACGACGACCCTTCGAATACTGAATTTGCGAAACAACAATCTTACTGGTAACATAACGGGGACATTCCCTGAAGATTGCGCTTTGAGGACCCTTGACTTCAGTGAAAATCTCTTGGAAGGGCAGGTTCCAAAATCCTTGGCAAATTGTGCAAATGAAGAGGTTTTAAATCTTGGTAACAACAACATAAATGGCAACTTCCCTTGCTTCTTGGCGAACTTATCCAACTTGCGCGTCTTGGTTTTACGATCCAACAAGTTCCATGGAAATATTCACTGCAGAGGAATCCATAATAATATTTGGCCAAAGCTTCAAATCATTTGTCTAGCTTTCAACAACTTCAGTGGTACTCTGCCGCCAAAAATCTTTTCACAGAGGAAGGCAATGATCGATGGGGGTAATCCACCATCAGATCTCAATCACTTGCGCTTTGAGACGACTACCGGTACCTATTATGAGGATACAATGACACTTATCAACAAAGGGCTAGAGATGGAGCTGGTGAAGATCCTAACTATATTCACCGCCCTCGATTTCTCAAACAACAGGTTCAAAGGAGAAATACCAGATACAATTGGGGATTTGAAATCCCTATACGCGCTCAACCTATCACACAATGCCCTCACTGGTTCTATCCCATCATCACTTGGAAACTTGTCAAGGCTTGAATCACTAGACCTCTCGTGGAACAAACTCGGTGGAAGCATCCCGGTGACACTTGCAAGTCTGACATTTCTTTCGTTCCTGAACTTAGCATACAATCAACTCGTTGGAATGATCCCAAGCGGCACCCAGCTTCAATCATTTTCAGGAGCTTCGTACGAAGGAAACAAAGGATTATGGGGACCTCCCTTGAATGCTTGTTGCAAGGAAGCAGAACCGACACCGCCAACATTGGATGGTACACAATCATATACTGAAGTAGATGATGAGATTAACTGGGTCTACATAATCGCTACGTTGGGGTATACAGTGGGGTTTGGAGTTATTGTTGGGCCACTTTTATATTCGAAAAGATGGAGACAATGCTACTACAAACCTGTTGACAGAGTTATTGTGAGGATTCTCCATCATCGAGAGCAGCGATCAAGAAAGTATGTTTTTCTAACAAGCTTCGGAGATGGCAGCACCACTGAAGGGtaa